From the Simplicispira suum genome, the window TTTCATGATGCGTTGGCTCGCTCCCAAGGCATGCTGAAGCATTTTTGTCGCTGCCTGGGCATGGCGAACCATGTCGCTCTGTGTGCAGTGGCGCTCGATCCAGGCCAGATCAAAGCGGATCGCAGTCAGCGCGGAGCCGATATCGTCATGAATTTCGCGGGCAATGGAAGCGCGTTCCTTTTCGATAGAGTCTTGCAAATGCCCGGCAAGCAGGGCCAAAGTCTGCTGTGAGCGAGCGAGTTCCAAGGCGACATGCGCGCTCTGTGCACGGGTCCGGTGGACCTCGCAAGCGCGCGAAATCACATGGGGAAGCCGAAACATCTGGTCTTTCAGCACGTAGTCAGCCATGCCGAGCCGAATGGCGTCAACGGCCGCCGCTTCACCGATGGCTCCTGACAGCAAGATAAAGGGAGGGGCCAGTGGCGCAGCTGAGATGATTTGCCACGCATCAAATGCGGTAAACCCGGCCAGCTGGAAATCGGCAAGGATGACGTCGAAAACCGTGTCCGCGACCGCTGCAGAAAACGCGGACAGCGTGTCAACCTGCTCGAGTGTGGCGGGAAGGCCACTTTGGCGCAACGTGAGGGTGGCCAGCCGATGGTCTGCCAGCGAGTCCTCAAGGTGGAGAATGCGTAGCGGCAACTCAGTTTCGGCAGGGACCATAAGCGAGCTATCATAGGATACAAATTGGAACAAACAAGCGTGTTTGCCCCGTAGGGAACACATGTCTTCTCACCTCCAATAAGGCTATTGTTGGCGATAGGCTGACGCGATGCGAGTAGTCAGGACGTGTCAATGTGTTTGGAAGCCCTGTTGCCCACGATTGAGGATGTCTCCATGCAACCAGTTTCAGAGTCAGCCAAAGGTCCCGGTGTACATCTGCCCGTCATGGTCGCCGCCGAACTGCAGGACTCCTTGCTTGTCGTCATGCATGATCTGCATCGCCTTGAAGGCTTGTTGAGTCACGCTACCGACAACTTGTTGGAACGCTTTGGCGAGGCCAATGAATCGCTCAATGAATCCCTCGTGCAAAGTTCGCCGGAACTCGTCGCTGTGCAGAACGCCTTGAAAAGTGCGGTGGTCGAGCTTCAGTTTCAAGACATGGCGTCGCAGCTCATCTGGCATACCACCAAGGTGCTGCAGAGTTGTGCCTTCCAGCTGGCTGCTGAAGCCATGGGATCGGAAGAAGGAGAAGAGCCTGCCGCTTTGGCACAGATGGCGCCAGACCGTCCCAACCCGGTCACGCAAAGCGAAATGGACGCGGGCTCCGTCGAGCTGTTCTAAGCCCAACAGTCACTACAGTTTTATTCAATCAAGTCAGTTGGAGCACATACATGCAATCAATTCTTGCCGTTGATGACTCGCCGTCCATGCGAAAGATGGTGTCATTTACCTTGACCGGGGCGGGCTACCATGTGGTGGAGGCGTTTGATGGGCAAGATGCGTACGAAAAGGCGCAAAGTCACGAAATCGATCTGGTGCTGGTTGACCAGAACATGCCGCGACTCGACGGTATCGGGCTGACACGCAAGCTGCGTGAACATCCGAAGTACCAGACTGTTCCGATCCTGATCCTCACCACTGAGTCCAGCGACCAAATGAAACAAGCGGGTCGTGCGGCAGGGGCCACAGGTTGGCTTGTGAAGCCATTTGACCCCAACCGCCTTATTGAGGTGATCCGAAAGGTCATGCCATGACAGTGAGCCAAGATCATTCTCATTCCTCAGGAGTGCTCCATGGCTGACATACACCAGGAAGCTGGCGGCGGCGCAGACTTTGATCTGAGCCAGTTCTATCAGATCTTTTTCGAAGAGGCTGGTGAGAACCTCGACCAGATGGAGCAGATACTGCTCGATCTGGATCTGGAGAGCGCGCAGGACGAGGAGCTCAACGGAATTTTTCGTTGCGCCCATTCCATTAAGGGGGGCGCCGCCACTTTTGGTTTTGCCGATGTGGCCGAATTGACGCATCACATGGAGTCGCTGCTCGACAAACTCCGGCGCCACGAGATCACGCCGGTCCCGCAAATGGTGGACGTCTTGTTGGAGTCGGCTGATGCATCCCGGGTGCTGCTTGCACGGCATCAGGCAGGCTCACAAGACGAAGCGCCTTCCTACGCCGGACTGGTGCGAAGAATCAGTGAACTTGCCTCCGGAGTCGCTCTGGCTGAACCCGAGCCCACGCCAGTTGCAGTCAGTCCCTCGCCGGTTCCCGCGCCCCCACCCGCTGAAGCAGTGGCCGCGCCGGGATCGCCAGTCCCGACGGGACAGCGACAGCTTCTCGTCCGTATTGGCCCGCTGGAGCGGGTGGAAAGCGCGGACGCTATCAAGGAGCTGTTCCGGGATATTGCAGGCCTGGGCACGATTGCTGACCAAGCCGTCGACGACGCTTCCATGCGCGCATTCCGCGTCGAAACAAGTTCGTCTGATGAGGATTTGCTCGATCTTTTCGCTTTTCACGTTGCGAAGGAGCATGTCTCCATCACGCCGGTGGCTTCCTCTGCTCAGTCGTCAACCCCGATCGCTGCCCATGCCGACGGTGATTCCACCTACGGATTTTTTCAGAATGCGCCCGGTCTGCCCGGTCAATCGCCCATGGCTGGAGCTGCGGCGGCTGGACAGAGCGTGGCGAAGGCAGAAACGAACAGACCGCTAGCGCCGAAAACTGCAGACGCCAAGGCAGGGGCTCAGCCACATATGGAATCCGCCACCATCCGGGTGGCAGTGAGCAAGGTGGATCAACTGATCAACCTGGTTGGGGAATTGGTCATCACACAAGCCATGCTGGCCCAGAATAGCCAGGATCTCGATGCTGCGGTGTATCAGCAGTTGCTGGCCGGTTTGGCCGATCTCGACAGAAACACGCGCGACCTGCAAGAGTCGGTTATGTCGATCCGCATGATTCCGATGTCCATCGTGTTCAGTCGGTTTCCGCGCATGCTGCGTGATCTTGCCAATAAGTTGGGCAAGAAGGTCGATCTTGTTACGCTTGGCGAAGCCACTGAGCTTGACAAGGGGTTGGTGGAGAAAATCACCGATCCGCTCACCCATCTGGTGCGCAACAGTGGCGATCACGGCATTGAGATGCCGGCAGACCGCCTCGCCAAGGGGAAACCCGAGCATGGCACGATTACCTTGTCTGCCTCCCACCAGGGGGGATCCATTGTGATCGAGGTCAAGGACGATGGGCGGGGGCTGTCTCGTGAAAAAATTCTGCGCAAGGCCCACGAACGCGGCATTGAGGTATCCGAGCACGCGACCGATGCCGAGGTCTGGCAGCTGATTTTTGCCCCAGGATTTTCTACGGCAGACGTCGTCACCGACGTATCGGGGCGGGGCGTTGGCCTTGACGTGGTCAAGCGAAATATTGCAGCGCTCAATGGCACGGTGGAAGTGGACTCGTCAGAAGGTTACGGGATGCGGGTTTCTGTGCGTCTGCCGCTGACATTGGCGATCATGGACGGCATGTCGGTAGGAGTGGAAGATGAAGTCTACATCCTGCCCTTGTCCTCGGTGGTCGAGTCGTTCCAGGTAAAAGACGACGAAGTCAGTACGGTCGCACAGGGCTCACGGCTGGTGAAAGTGCGGGATGAATATATGCCTGTGATTGCCATGGAGAAAATATTCCAGGTGCCGCGCAATGGATCCGAAAGATCAAGCACCATCATGGTGGTCGTGGAGGCTGACGGCAGCCGGGTTGCCTTGCTGGTCGATGAATTGCTCGGCCAGCACCAAGTTGTGGTGAAAAATCTCGAATCCAACTACCGCAAAGTTCCCAATGTTTCCGGGGCAACGATTTTGGGCGATGGAAGAGTGGCGCTGATTCTTGATACGGGTAGCTTGGTGCGTCGCGCACGCCATTGAAACCTGCGGATTTGTCCGTGTGCCTGCACAAAAAAGGAGAGACATCGATGAACGTCACAGATAAAAAGGATTCCAGCGTCTCTTCAGGGGCACGGGAATATTTGACCTTCCGCCTGGACAAAGAGGAATACGGGATCGATATTCTCAAAGTGCAGGAAATCCGTGGCTATGAGCCGCCAACACGCATTGCGCATGCCCCCGAGTTCATCAAGGGCGTTGTCAATCTGCGCGGTACCATTGTGCCTATCGTGGATATGCGCATCAAGTTCAATTGCGAGCACGCTGAATACGACAACTTTACGGTCGTCATCATTCTGAACTTGCGCGAGCGTGTCGTTGGCGTCGTGGTTGATTCCGTTAGTGACGTGATGGAACTCGCACCAGAAAATATTCAGTCTGCACCAGATATTGAAAGCGCCATCGACAGCACATGTATTTATGGCTTGGGTTCGGTCAATGATC encodes:
- a CDS encoding chemotaxis protein CheW, with amino-acid sequence MADIHQEAGGGADFDLSQFYQIFFEEAGENLDQMEQILLDLDLESAQDEELNGIFRCAHSIKGGAATFGFADVAELTHHMESLLDKLRRHEITPVPQMVDVLLESADASRVLLARHQAGSQDEAPSYAGLVRRISELASGVALAEPEPTPVAVSPSPVPAPPPAEAVAAPGSPVPTGQRQLLVRIGPLERVESADAIKELFRDIAGLGTIADQAVDDASMRAFRVETSSSDEDLLDLFAFHVAKEHVSITPVASSAQSSTPIAAHADGDSTYGFFQNAPGLPGQSPMAGAAAAGQSVAKAETNRPLAPKTADAKAGAQPHMESATIRVAVSKVDQLINLVGELVITQAMLAQNSQDLDAAVYQQLLAGLADLDRNTRDLQESVMSIRMIPMSIVFSRFPRMLRDLANKLGKKVDLVTLGEATELDKGLVEKITDPLTHLVRNSGDHGIEMPADRLAKGKPEHGTITLSASHQGGSIVIEVKDDGRGLSREKILRKAHERGIEVSEHATDAEVWQLIFAPGFSTADVVTDVSGRGVGLDVVKRNIAALNGTVEVDSSEGYGMRVSVRLPLTLAIMDGMSVGVEDEVYILPLSSVVESFQVKDDEVSTVAQGSRLVKVRDEYMPVIAMEKIFQVPRNGSERSSTIMVVVEADGSRVALLVDELLGQHQVVVKNLESNYRKVPNVSGATILGDGRVALILDTGSLVRRARH
- a CDS encoding ATP-binding protein — its product is MVPAETELPLRILHLEDSLADHRLATLTLRQSGLPATLEQVDTLSAFSAAVADTVFDVILADFQLAGFTAFDAWQIISAAPLAPPFILLSGAIGEAAAVDAIRLGMADYVLKDQMFRLPHVISRACEVHRTRAQSAHVALELARSQQTLALLAGHLQDSIEKERASIAREIHDDIGSALTAIRFDLAWIERHCTQSDMVRHAQAATKMLQHALGASQRIMKDLRPPVLDQGLASAVQWLVKDFEQRTGVKASVHTNLRIADLPAQLQLVAYRTTQEALTNISKHAAAATVRIELSDGEGVLTVEVSDDGRGMSEGALSKHQSFGLAGLKERAKTVGGWLDISSRVGQGTSVILSVPLAPSALAGDASS
- a CDS encoding response regulator, which translates into the protein MQSILAVDDSPSMRKMVSFTLTGAGYHVVEAFDGQDAYEKAQSHEIDLVLVDQNMPRLDGIGLTRKLREHPKYQTVPILILTTESSDQMKQAGRAAGATGWLVKPFDPNRLIEVIRKVMP
- a CDS encoding chemotaxis protein CheW, coding for MNVTDKKDSSVSSGAREYLTFRLDKEEYGIDILKVQEIRGYEPPTRIAHAPEFIKGVVNLRGTIVPIVDMRIKFNCEHAEYDNFTVVIILNLRERVVGVVVDSVSDVMELAPENIQSAPDIESAIDSTCIYGLGSVNDRMLILLDIEKLMSSVEMGLVSVGE